The following proteins come from a genomic window of Aquabacterium sp. A3:
- a CDS encoding efflux RND transporter periplasmic adaptor subunit, giving the protein MTDSSSPSSLNALRIDRSAPTARARRPWGWIIAGGVLLAGAAAWWLMPRPVPVQTTAVVTATASQQHVVLTASGYVVAQRRAAVASKATGRLVALNVREGSVVREGELIARIDDSDVLAAIVAAEAAVRQAEAGVRQAEVELANARAELGRSRGLQAQGFISPQAVDVVQTRAQGAQAAVAAARASLAAAQAQVKVQQVARSFTEIRAPFDGVVLVKNANVGDIITPLSSAAGTQGAVVTMADMTTLEVEADVSEGSLSKAQIGQPVEIALDALPGVRFIGEVGRIVPTVDRAKATVTTKVRFQQLDPRVLPEMSAKVAFLSQPITQADLQPLLAVPPGALAPHGGQTVVWRVVADAADEGLLTVQPVPVTAGRTLGEVREVTPAEAGALKAGDKLVAQPDARLQAGGRVRLAQP; this is encoded by the coding sequence ATGACCGATTCCTCCAGCCCCTCGTCTCTGAACGCCCTGCGCATTGACCGCTCGGCCCCGACCGCGCGTGCGCGACGCCCCTGGGGGTGGATCATCGCCGGTGGGGTGTTGCTGGCGGGTGCGGCTGCGTGGTGGCTCATGCCCCGCCCGGTGCCCGTGCAAACCACGGCCGTGGTCACGGCCACCGCCTCGCAACAGCACGTGGTGCTCACGGCTTCAGGCTATGTGGTGGCCCAGCGCCGCGCCGCCGTGGCGTCCAAGGCCACCGGACGCCTGGTGGCGCTGAACGTGCGCGAGGGCTCGGTGGTGCGCGAGGGCGAGTTGATTGCCCGCATCGACGACAGCGATGTGCTGGCGGCCATCGTGGCGGCCGAAGCCGCCGTGCGCCAGGCCGAAGCCGGGGTGCGCCAGGCCGAGGTGGAGTTGGCCAACGCGCGTGCCGAGCTGGGCCGCAGCCGGGGGCTTCAGGCCCAGGGTTTCATTTCGCCGCAGGCGGTCGATGTGGTGCAAACGCGCGCCCAGGGCGCCCAGGCCGCTGTGGCGGCTGCGCGCGCCTCATTGGCTGCCGCGCAGGCCCAGGTCAAGGTGCAGCAGGTGGCCCGCAGCTTCACCGAGATCCGTGCGCCTTTTGACGGCGTGGTACTGGTCAAGAACGCCAATGTGGGTGACATCATCACCCCGCTGTCCAGTGCGGCGGGCACCCAAGGCGCCGTGGTCACCATGGCCGACATGACGACGCTGGAGGTGGAGGCCGATGTGTCAGAGGGCAGCCTGTCGAAGGCGCAGATCGGCCAGCCGGTCGAGATCGCGCTGGACGCCTTGCCCGGCGTGCGCTTCATTGGCGAGGTGGGCCGCATCGTGCCCACGGTAGACCGTGCCAAGGCCACCGTGACCACCAAGGTGCGCTTCCAGCAGCTCGACCCGCGCGTGTTGCCCGAGATGAGTGCCAAGGTGGCGTTTTTGTCGCAACCCATCACCCAGGCCGATCTGCAGCCCCTGCTGGCGGTGCCACCGGGCGCGCTGGCACCGCACGGCGGTCAGACCGTCGTGTGGCGGGTGGTGGCGGACGCCGCCGACGAGGGCTTGCTGACGGTTCAGCCCGTGCCGGTGACGGCCGGACGCACCTTGGGCGAGGTGCGTGAGGTCACGCCCGCTGAAGCCGGTGCCCTGAAGGCCGGCGACAAGCTGGTCGCACAGCCCGACGCACGGCTGCAGGCAGGCGGGCGCGTGCGGCTGGCGCAGCCCTGA
- a CDS encoding ABC transporter ATP-binding protein, which translates to MPDTTEPLIRIRGLSKAYQRGGQTLPVLVNIDLDVQPGEFIALMGPSGSGKSTLLNLIAGIDQPTSGRIEIGGVDIATLSDAQLADWRAAHVGFIFQFYNLMPVLTAFENVELPLLLTGLSRRQRHEHVNAALAMVQLSDRADHHPNELSGGQQQRVAIARALVTDPQLIVADEPTGDLDRATGEEVLNLMQTLQRELGKTIVMVTHDPKAASRAGRLVHLEKGVLVPDGEDPA; encoded by the coding sequence ATGCCCGACACCACCGAGCCCCTGATCCGCATCCGTGGCCTGAGCAAGGCCTACCAGCGCGGTGGCCAGACCCTGCCCGTGCTGGTCAACATCGACCTGGACGTGCAGCCTGGCGAGTTCATCGCCCTGATGGGCCCCAGCGGCTCGGGCAAGAGCACACTGCTCAACCTGATCGCCGGCATCGATCAGCCCACCTCGGGCCGCATCGAGATTGGTGGCGTGGACATCGCCACCCTGAGCGATGCCCAGCTGGCCGACTGGCGGGCCGCGCACGTGGGCTTCATCTTTCAGTTCTACAACCTGATGCCGGTGCTGACGGCCTTTGAGAACGTCGAGCTGCCCCTGCTGCTGACGGGCCTGAGCCGCCGCCAGCGCCACGAACACGTCAACGCCGCCCTGGCCATGGTGCAACTCAGCGACCGGGCTGACCACCACCCCAACGAGCTGTCAGGCGGCCAGCAGCAGCGCGTGGCCATTGCCCGCGCCCTGGTGACCGATCCTCAGTTGATCGTGGCCGACGAGCCCACGGGCGACCTGGACCGCGCCACCGGCGAAGAGGTGCTCAACCTGATGCAGACCCTGCAGCGTGAGCTGGGCAAGACCATCGTGATGGTCACCCATGACCCCAAGGCCGCCAGCCGGGCCGGGCGGCTGGTGCACCTTGAAAAAGGGGTGTTGGTGCCGGATGGCGAGGATCCGGCCTGA
- a CDS encoding PEP-CTERM sorting domain-containing protein — translation MSTRWSARHRVLRWTLALMAPLALTPVAQAITFERLNAAGEGSGSFYTPELSDWIMAPASDDSSVLPTSAGWLLSMGQSSFGANEGGSQLSDIYGAGVILPESTHGWRVNFSANLRTWDSYNDGSVVSPNPNGSLGDWDLFAVNMNQSNFYWDLVSTNFSGGDGGGEIPVEEVPALAALDTAGGLIDPLVPVRPAGSVVTYSNNGDSQYLPGSTWAWGGRDYAEGYFESVQTNGSIQNTGTGPTFVSFVLDTRTPSFNDDNYPSWGQFGTPGVFANVPDGVADGGGDGSPGLSPDNPLLPISATEDGSFVFNDIEIGDDGVGIDEFLFIDPEVAVGYQFEIVAGSAAFAEVLLPTLGDADGYTIEVLVDGVWTKLADVADGGSFAFDGSDTFLFRVMGIDPELGLNPENFAAFVTGIKVTQGGPIDLTMTPITTAVPEPGTYALMLAGLAAVMVARRRKV, via the coding sequence ATGTCCACTCGCTGGTCGGCTCGTCATCGTGTGCTTCGCTGGACCCTGGCCCTGATGGCCCCCCTGGCCCTGACGCCCGTGGCACAGGCCATCACCTTTGAACGACTCAACGCCGCTGGCGAAGGCAGTGGCAGCTTCTACACGCCCGAGCTCAGCGACTGGATCATGGCGCCCGCCTCCGACGACTCATCGGTGCTGCCCACCAGCGCCGGCTGGCTGCTCAGCATGGGTCAATCGTCGTTTGGCGCCAACGAAGGCGGCAGCCAACTGTCCGACATCTACGGCGCAGGCGTGATCCTGCCCGAATCCACCCATGGCTGGCGCGTGAACTTCTCTGCCAACCTGCGCACCTGGGATTCGTACAACGACGGCTCGGTGGTCAGCCCCAACCCCAACGGCTCGCTGGGCGACTGGGATCTGTTCGCCGTGAACATGAACCAGAGCAACTTCTATTGGGATCTGGTGTCCACCAATTTCAGCGGCGGTGATGGTGGCGGCGAGATCCCCGTGGAAGAAGTGCCTGCGCTGGCTGCGCTGGACACCGCTGGCGGCCTGATCGACCCCCTGGTGCCAGTGCGCCCAGCGGGCTCGGTGGTCACCTACAGCAACAACGGCGACAGCCAGTACCTGCCCGGCAGCACCTGGGCCTGGGGCGGGCGGGATTACGCCGAAGGCTATTTCGAGTCGGTGCAAACCAATGGCTCCATCCAGAACACGGGCACCGGGCCGACCTTCGTGAGCTTCGTGCTGGACACCCGCACGCCCAGCTTCAACGACGACAACTACCCCTCGTGGGGCCAGTTCGGCACGCCGGGCGTGTTCGCCAACGTGCCTGACGGCGTGGCCGATGGCGGTGGCGACGGCTCGCCCGGCTTGTCGCCCGACAACCCGCTGCTGCCCATCTCGGCCACCGAGGACGGCTCGTTCGTGTTCAACGACATCGAAATTGGCGACGACGGGGTGGGCATCGATGAGTTCCTGTTCATCGACCCCGAAGTGGCCGTGGGCTACCAGTTCGAGATCGTGGCTGGCAGCGCTGCGTTTGCCGAAGTGCTGCTGCCCACCCTGGGCGACGCCGACGGCTACACCATCGAAGTGCTGGTTGATGGCGTGTGGACCAAGCTGGCCGACGTGGCCGATGGTGGCAGCTTTGCCTTTGACGGCAGCGACACCTTCCTCTTCCGCGTGATGGGCATCGACCCCGAGCTGGGGTTGAATCCTGAAAACTTCGCGGCCTTCGTGACGGGCATCAAGGTGACCCAGGGCGGCCCGATCGACCTGACCATGACACCCATCACCACGGCCGTGCCTGAACCCGGCACCTACGCCTTGATGCTGGCCGGCTTGGCCGCCGTGATGGTGGCACGCCGTCGCAAGGTCTGA
- a CDS encoding ABC transporter permease: MFTLRLLLKNAFRHRLRTLLTMVGLVVAISAFGLLRTIVDAWYAGVDATSSTRLITRNAISLTFPLPLHYAERVKGVDGVSGISWANWFGGIYITERNFFAQFAVDPPSYLALYPEFVLDDDEKQAFFRDLQGAVVGRKLARQFGWKVGDTVALRGTIYPGTWSFTIRGIYEGKDARTDEQQMFIHWKRLAESIRARNAGGQADYVGVFVVGIRNPDEAPQVSQAIDRLFANSLAETRTETEKAFQLGFVAMSEAILIAVQAVSLIIILIIMAVMANTMTMTARERLAEYATLKALGFPPRFVVQLLFGESLMIALIGGAIGIAITFPLAQAFVSAVGTLFPIFKVSTLTVALQVLACLTVGVVAAAWPAWKMSRIDIVQGLRHVA, from the coding sequence ATGTTCACTCTCCGCCTGCTGCTCAAAAACGCCTTCCGCCACCGACTGCGCACCCTGTTGACCATGGTGGGCCTGGTGGTGGCCATCTCGGCGTTTGGGCTGCTGCGCACCATCGTGGACGCCTGGTACGCGGGTGTGGATGCCACCTCCAGCACGCGGCTGATCACGCGCAACGCCATCTCGCTGACCTTCCCGCTGCCGCTGCATTACGCCGAGCGCGTCAAAGGCGTGGACGGGGTCAGCGGCATCTCGTGGGCCAACTGGTTTGGCGGCATCTACATCACCGAGCGCAACTTCTTTGCGCAGTTCGCGGTCGATCCGCCCAGCTACCTGGCCCTGTACCCCGAGTTCGTGCTGGACGATGACGAGAAGCAGGCCTTCTTCAGGGATCTGCAAGGCGCCGTGGTGGGGCGCAAGCTGGCGCGCCAGTTTGGCTGGAAGGTGGGCGACACGGTGGCCTTGCGCGGCACCATCTACCCGGGCACCTGGAGCTTCACCATCCGGGGCATTTACGAAGGCAAGGACGCCCGCACCGATGAGCAGCAGATGTTCATCCACTGGAAGCGCCTGGCCGAAAGCATCCGCGCGCGCAATGCGGGTGGCCAGGCAGACTATGTGGGCGTGTTCGTGGTGGGCATTCGCAACCCCGACGAGGCGCCCCAGGTGTCGCAGGCCATCGATCGCCTGTTTGCCAATTCGCTGGCCGAAACCCGCACCGAAACCGAGAAAGCCTTTCAGCTGGGCTTTGTGGCCATGAGCGAGGCCATCCTGATCGCGGTGCAGGCCGTCAGCCTGATCATCATCCTCATCATCATGGCCGTGATGGCCAACACCATGACGATGACCGCCCGCGAGCGCCTGGCCGAGTACGCCACGCTCAAGGCCCTGGGCTTTCCGCCGCGCTTTGTGGTGCAGCTGCTGTTTGGCGAGAGCCTGATGATCGCGCTGATTGGCGGCGCCATCGGCATCGCCATCACCTTCCCCTTGGCGCAGGCTTTCGTGTCGGCCGTGGGCACGCTGTTTCCCATCTTCAAGGTGTCCACGCTGACCGTGGCCCTGCAGGTGCTGGCCTGCTTGACGGTGGGGGTGGTGGCCGCCGCCTGGCCGGCCTGGAAGATGTCGCGCATCGACATCGTGCAGGGGCTGCGGCATGTGGCGTGA
- a CDS encoding ABC transporter permease, with the protein MSLRTVPLSYIARNLWVRRVTTLLTAGGMALVVYVFATVLMMSEGIRATLVATGQPDNVIVLRKGAGAEINSGIARDQAAVIASLPQIATDGQGSALISREPVVLNTLPKRDSGQPSNVTVRGTSELGLAMRPQVQLVQGRMFRPGTSEIITGRAVARGFAGAGLGETLRFAGRDWTVVGVFDAGRSGFDSEIWGDSEQMMQAFRRQAYSSVVFRLTDAERYDEVKARLEGDPRLTLEAKPEVQFYAEQSEALATFIRILGLALSIIFSIGAVVGAMITMFAAVASRIGEIGTLRALGFRRSAVLSAFLGESLLLSLVGGVVGLGGAALMQTVNISTVNFQTFSELAFRFQLTPAIALQSLLFALIMGVLGGFIPAWRAARLKIVDCLREA; encoded by the coding sequence ATGAGCCTGCGCACCGTCCCCCTCAGCTACATCGCCCGCAACCTCTGGGTGCGGCGCGTGACCACGCTGCTGACGGCTGGTGGCATGGCGCTCGTGGTGTATGTGTTTGCCACCGTGCTGATGATGAGCGAAGGCATTCGTGCCACGCTGGTGGCCACCGGCCAGCCTGACAACGTGATCGTGCTGCGCAAGGGTGCGGGGGCCGAGATCAATTCGGGCATTGCGCGCGATCAGGCCGCCGTGATCGCCAGCCTGCCGCAGATCGCCACCGACGGGCAGGGCAGTGCGCTCATCAGCCGCGAGCCGGTGGTGCTCAACACCCTGCCCAAGCGCGACAGCGGGCAGCCCAGCAACGTGACCGTGCGCGGCACCTCCGAGCTGGGCCTGGCCATGCGGCCGCAGGTGCAGCTGGTGCAGGGGCGCATGTTCCGCCCGGGCACCAGCGAGATCATCACGGGCCGTGCGGTGGCGCGGGGCTTTGCTGGTGCGGGCCTGGGCGAGACGTTGCGCTTTGCCGGGCGCGACTGGACGGTGGTGGGCGTGTTCGACGCAGGCCGCAGCGGTTTTGATTCCGAGATCTGGGGCGACAGCGAGCAGATGATGCAGGCCTTCCGGCGTCAGGCCTATTCGAGCGTGGTGTTCAGGCTGACCGATGCCGAGCGCTACGACGAGGTGAAGGCGCGCCTGGAGGGCGATCCGCGCCTGACGCTGGAGGCCAAGCCCGAGGTGCAGTTCTACGCAGAGCAGTCCGAGGCCCTGGCCACCTTCATCCGCATCCTGGGGCTGGCGCTGTCCATCATCTTCTCCATCGGGGCGGTGGTGGGCGCCATGATCACGATGTTCGCGGCGGTGGCTTCGCGCATTGGCGAGATCGGCACCTTGCGTGCCTTGGGGTTCAGGCGCTCGGCCGTGCTGTCGGCCTTCCTGGGTGAATCACTGCTGCTGTCCCTGGTGGGGGGCGTGGTGGGCCTGGGCGGGGCGGCCCTGATGCAGACGGTCAACATCTCCACCGTGAACTTCCAGACGTTTTCAGAGCTGGCGTTTCGGTTCCAGCTCACGCCCGCCATCGCCCTGCAATCGTTGCTGTTCGCCCTGATCATGGGCGTGCTGGGCGGCTTCATTCCGGCGTGGCGCGCAGCGCGCCTCAAGATCGTGGATTGCCTGCGCGAAGCGTAG
- a CDS encoding fumarylacetoacetate hydrolase family protein — translation MQLCTYRHHDRTAVGLVQGDHVINLSAALGDALSAHQPMIDLIAQWAVLQPRVEAIAAAVGSADAPAMLPLAAVELLAPIPRPGKTLAIGLNYLEHVQERIVGESRSVPEHQIWFPKLANAIHAPFAPIVLPRISQMSDYEAEMVAVIGQRCRHVPAEQAHEVVFGYAVGNDVSVRDIQKRTSQWTLGKSFDTHAPFGPWITTADQVGDPHTLDMRAWVNGELRQHSNTRLMMHKVWAQIAQLTQVMTLEPGDLIFTGTCSGVGAAFDPPKYLRAGDTVRIEIERLGAIEALCVDEA, via the coding sequence ATGCAACTGTGTACTTATCGACACCACGATCGCACTGCGGTGGGCCTGGTGCAAGGCGATCATGTGATCAACCTGAGTGCGGCGCTGGGCGATGCCCTGTCGGCCCACCAACCCATGATCGACCTGATCGCGCAATGGGCCGTGCTCCAGCCTCGTGTTGAGGCCATTGCCGCTGCGGTGGGTTCGGCGGATGCCCCCGCCATGCTGCCGCTGGCGGCGGTCGAGCTGCTCGCGCCCATTCCCCGTCCGGGCAAGACCCTGGCCATCGGCCTGAACTACCTGGAGCATGTGCAAGAGCGCATCGTGGGCGAAAGCCGCAGCGTGCCCGAGCACCAGATCTGGTTTCCGAAGCTGGCCAACGCCATCCATGCGCCGTTTGCGCCCATCGTGCTGCCGCGCATCTCGCAGATGAGTGATTACGAGGCCGAGATGGTGGCGGTGATCGGCCAGCGCTGTCGTCATGTGCCGGCCGAGCAGGCTCACGAGGTGGTGTTTGGTTACGCCGTGGGCAACGACGTGTCGGTGCGCGACATCCAGAAGCGCACCTCGCAATGGACCCTGGGCAAGAGCTTTGACACCCATGCGCCGTTTGGTCCGTGGATCACCACGGCCGATCAGGTGGGCGACCCGCACACCCTGGACATGCGCGCCTGGGTGAATGGCGAGCTGCGCCAGCACAGCAACACCCGCCTGATGATGCACAAGGTGTGGGCGCAGATCGCGCAGCTCACGCAGGTGATGACGCTGGAGCCGGGCGACTTGATCTTCACGGGCACCTGCAGCGGCGTGGGGGCGGCGTTTGATCCGCCCAAATACCTGCGCGCGGGTGACACCGTGCGTATCGAGATTGAGCGCCTGGGGGCCATCGAGGCCCTGTGCGTGGACGAGGCCTGA
- a CDS encoding TetR/AcrR family transcriptional regulator, with protein sequence MNDTAASADHRSRLLDALTLVLTDRAYSEVTIADIVARARVSRRTFYEQFENKDACLLALCERLSEQILGLIAAGYDPMADWVEQLNRVTDTYLQALQMQPTLVRTLYIELMQLGAAGLAVRRRISQRFAMFLIMQVELARLREPGKRSLSPALATAIVGGVNELILQAIEEDRASRLSDMAPTVSEFVQAVLKSLEPSTT encoded by the coding sequence ATGAACGACACCGCCGCCTCAGCCGATCACCGCAGCCGCCTGCTGGACGCCCTCACCCTGGTGCTGACCGACCGCGCCTATTCAGAGGTCACCATCGCCGACATCGTGGCGCGTGCACGGGTATCGCGGCGCACCTTCTACGAGCAGTTCGAAAACAAGGATGCGTGCCTGCTGGCCTTGTGCGAGCGCCTGAGCGAACAAATCCTGGGCCTCATCGCGGCGGGCTACGACCCCATGGCCGACTGGGTAGAGCAACTCAATCGCGTGACCGACACTTACCTGCAGGCCTTGCAAATGCAGCCGACGCTGGTGCGCACCTTGTACATCGAGTTGATGCAGTTGGGCGCCGCTGGCCTGGCGGTGCGCCGGCGGATCAGCCAGCGCTTTGCCATGTTCCTGATCATGCAGGTGGAGCTGGCGCGCCTGCGCGAGCCTGGCAAGCGCTCACTGAGCCCGGCCCTGGCCACGGCCATCGTGGGTGGGGTCAATGAGCTGATCCTTCAAGCCATCGAAGAAGACCGGGCAAGCCGGCTGAGTGACATGGCCCCGACCGTCAGCGAGTTCGTGCAGGCGGTGCTGAAATCGCTGGAGCCCAGCACCACCTGA
- a CDS encoding alpha/beta hydrolase: MNRIDALRASITAAALSLSVGAWAQSPAYQVVDASFACQQTTCSAEMWLPTQTPAGQKPPVIVMAHGFGGLKHWGLPAFAERFVQAGFAVVRFDYRGFGQSGGQPRRVVDGKEHVKDWLSAIDAISQRPEVDGQRLGIWGTSYSGGQVLVAGAERPQVVKAVSSQVPFVSGLSSGLKYPIKYQPMATWYALRDLMRSDDEEPVYVPVIAKDGEFAALICAECEEGYKKLVPMADQQDPATNRVAARVFMSLPFWFPGNRAKDIVAPTLIVAAENDGLIPVGKVREVAQTVKNGEYVELKGADHFSPYSGPVFEDVVARQTVFFKKNLMP, encoded by the coding sequence ATGAACCGCATCGACGCCCTTCGAGCAAGCATCACCGCCGCAGCCTTGTCGCTGTCGGTGGGCGCCTGGGCGCAGTCCCCCGCCTACCAGGTGGTGGATGCCAGTTTCGCTTGCCAGCAAACCACCTGCAGCGCCGAGATGTGGTTGCCCACCCAGACGCCTGCTGGGCAAAAGCCGCCGGTCATCGTCATGGCCCACGGTTTTGGGGGGCTGAAGCACTGGGGCTTGCCGGCGTTTGCCGAGCGATTCGTGCAGGCCGGCTTCGCTGTGGTGCGTTTTGACTACCGTGGCTTTGGCCAAAGCGGTGGTCAACCCCGTCGCGTGGTGGATGGCAAAGAGCATGTGAAAGACTGGCTGTCTGCCATCGATGCCATCAGCCAGCGTCCCGAGGTGGACGGCCAACGCCTGGGCATCTGGGGCACCTCGTACAGTGGCGGACAGGTGCTGGTGGCCGGCGCTGAGCGCCCGCAGGTGGTCAAGGCGGTGAGCTCGCAAGTGCCGTTTGTCAGCGGCCTGTCCAGCGGATTGAAGTACCCCATCAAGTACCAGCCCATGGCCACCTGGTATGCCCTGCGTGACCTGATGCGCAGTGACGACGAAGAGCCGGTGTATGTGCCGGTGATCGCCAAGGATGGCGAGTTTGCGGCCCTGATCTGCGCGGAATGCGAGGAAGGCTACAAGAAGCTGGTGCCGATGGCCGATCAGCAAGATCCGGCCACCAATCGCGTGGCCGCGCGGGTGTTCATGAGCCTGCCGTTCTGGTTTCCTGGCAATCGCGCCAAAGACATCGTGGCACCCACATTGATCGTGGCGGCCGAGAACGATGGCCTCATCCCCGTCGGCAAGGTGCGTGAGGTGGCGCAGACCGTGAAGAACGGCGAGTACGTGGAGCTCAAGGGGGCCGATCACTTCTCGCCCTACAGTGGTCCGGTGTTCGAAGACGTGGTGGCACGCCAAACGGTGTTTTTCAAGAAAAATCTGATGCCCTGA